A window from Vulpes vulpes isolate BD-2025 chromosome 9, VulVul3, whole genome shotgun sequence encodes these proteins:
- the AP1M1 gene encoding AP-1 complex subunit mu-1 isoform X1 codes for MSASAVYVLDLKGKVLICRNYRGDVDMSEVEHFMPILMEKEEEGMLSPILAHGGVRFMWIKHNNLYLVATSKKNACVSLVFSFLYKVVQVFSEYFKELEEESIRDNFVIIYELLDELMDFGYPQTTDSKILQEYITQEGHKLETGAPRPPATVTNAVSWRSEGIKYRKNEVFLDVIESVNLLGKHPGVGLLGHMVSANGNVLRSEIVGSIKMRVFLSGMPELRLGLNDKVLFDNTGRGKSKSVELEDVKFHQCVRLSRFENDRTISFIPPDGEFELMSYRLNTHVKPLIWIESVIEKHSHSRIEYMIKAKSQFKRRSTANNVEIHIPVPNDADSPKFKTTVGSVKWVPENSEIVWSIKSFPGGKEYLMRAHFGLPSVEAEDKEGKPPISVKFEIPYFTTSGIQVRYLKIIEKSGYQALPWVRYITQNGDYQLRTQ; via the exons ATGTCCGCCAGCGCCGTCTACGTGCTGGACCTAAAGGGCAAG GTGCTCATCTGCCGGAATTACCGCGGCGACGTGGACATGTCGGAGGTGGAGCACTTCATGCCTATCctgatggagaaggaggaggaagggatgcTGTCGCCCATCCTGGCCCACGGGGGCGTCCGCTTCATGTGGATCAAGCACAACAATCTGTATC TGGTTGCCACGTCCAAGAAGAATGCATGTGTGTCGCTGGTGTTCTCCTTCCTTTATAAGGTGGTACAG GTGTTTTCAGAGTACTTcaaggagctggaggaggagagcATCCGAGACAACTTTGTCATCATCTACGAGCTATTGGACGAGCTCATGGACTTCGGCTACCCCCAGACCACCGACAGCAAGATCCTGCAGGA GTACATCACTCAGGAAGGCCACAAGCTGGAGACAGGGGCCCCGAGGCCCCCAGCCACTGTCACCAATGCAGTGTCCTGGCGGTCCGAGGGCATCAAGTACCGGAAGAACGAGGTGTTCTTGGATGTCATCGAGTCTGTCAACCTCTTG ggaaaacacccaggagtgggattgctgggtcatatg GTCAGTGCCAATGGCAACGTGCTGCGCAGCGAGATCGTGGGTTCCATCAAGATGCGGGTTTTCCTGTCAGGCATGCCCGAGCTGCGCCTGGGCCTCAATGACAAGGTCCTCTTCGACAACACGGGCC GTGGCAAAAGCAAGTCTGTGGAGCTGGAAGATGTGAAGTTCCACCAGTGTGTGCGACTCTCGCGCTTCGAGAATGACCGCACCATCTCCTTCATCCCTCCCGATGGCGAGTTTGAACTCATGTCCTACCGTCTCAACACCCAC GTCAAGCCCTTGATATGGATCGAGTCTGTGATTGAAAAGCATTCCCACAGCCGCATTGAGTACATGATCAAG GCCAAGAGCCAGTTCAAGCGGCGGTCGACGGCCAACAACGTGGAGATCCACATCCCTGTGCCCAACGATGCCGACTCCCCCAAGTTCAAGACGACGGTGGGGAGTGTCAAATGGGTCCCTGAGAACAGCGAGATTGTGTGGTCCATCAAGTCCTTCCCG GGGGGCAAGGAGTACCTGATGCGGGCCCACTTCGGCCTGCCCAGCGTGGAGGCAGAGGACAAGGAGGGCAAGCCCCCAATCAGCGTCAAGTTTGAGATCCCCTACTTCACTACCTCTGGCATCCAG GTGCGCTACCTGAAGATCATCGAGAAGAGTGGCTACCAGGCCCTCCCATGGGTCCGGTACATCACTCAGAACGGAG ATTACCAGCTCCGGACCCAGTGA
- the AP1M1 gene encoding AP-1 complex subunit mu-1 isoform X2 produces MSASAVYVLDLKGKVLICRNYRGDVDMSEVEHFMPILMEKEEEGMLSPILAHGGVRFMWIKHNNLYLVATSKKNACVSLVFSFLYKVVQVFSEYFKELEEESIRDNFVIIYELLDELMDFGYPQTTDSKILQEYITQEGHKLETGAPRPPATVTNAVSWRSEGIKYRKNEVFLDVIESVNLLVSANGNVLRSEIVGSIKMRVFLSGMPELRLGLNDKVLFDNTGRGKSKSVELEDVKFHQCVRLSRFENDRTISFIPPDGEFELMSYRLNTHVKPLIWIESVIEKHSHSRIEYMIKAKSQFKRRSTANNVEIHIPVPNDADSPKFKTTVGSVKWVPENSEIVWSIKSFPGGKEYLMRAHFGLPSVEAEDKEGKPPISVKFEIPYFTTSGIQVRYLKIIEKSGYQALPWVRYITQNGDYQLRTQ; encoded by the exons ATGTCCGCCAGCGCCGTCTACGTGCTGGACCTAAAGGGCAAG GTGCTCATCTGCCGGAATTACCGCGGCGACGTGGACATGTCGGAGGTGGAGCACTTCATGCCTATCctgatggagaaggaggaggaagggatgcTGTCGCCCATCCTGGCCCACGGGGGCGTCCGCTTCATGTGGATCAAGCACAACAATCTGTATC TGGTTGCCACGTCCAAGAAGAATGCATGTGTGTCGCTGGTGTTCTCCTTCCTTTATAAGGTGGTACAG GTGTTTTCAGAGTACTTcaaggagctggaggaggagagcATCCGAGACAACTTTGTCATCATCTACGAGCTATTGGACGAGCTCATGGACTTCGGCTACCCCCAGACCACCGACAGCAAGATCCTGCAGGA GTACATCACTCAGGAAGGCCACAAGCTGGAGACAGGGGCCCCGAGGCCCCCAGCCACTGTCACCAATGCAGTGTCCTGGCGGTCCGAGGGCATCAAGTACCGGAAGAACGAGGTGTTCTTGGATGTCATCGAGTCTGTCAACCTCTTG GTCAGTGCCAATGGCAACGTGCTGCGCAGCGAGATCGTGGGTTCCATCAAGATGCGGGTTTTCCTGTCAGGCATGCCCGAGCTGCGCCTGGGCCTCAATGACAAGGTCCTCTTCGACAACACGGGCC GTGGCAAAAGCAAGTCTGTGGAGCTGGAAGATGTGAAGTTCCACCAGTGTGTGCGACTCTCGCGCTTCGAGAATGACCGCACCATCTCCTTCATCCCTCCCGATGGCGAGTTTGAACTCATGTCCTACCGTCTCAACACCCAC GTCAAGCCCTTGATATGGATCGAGTCTGTGATTGAAAAGCATTCCCACAGCCGCATTGAGTACATGATCAAG GCCAAGAGCCAGTTCAAGCGGCGGTCGACGGCCAACAACGTGGAGATCCACATCCCTGTGCCCAACGATGCCGACTCCCCCAAGTTCAAGACGACGGTGGGGAGTGTCAAATGGGTCCCTGAGAACAGCGAGATTGTGTGGTCCATCAAGTCCTTCCCG GGGGGCAAGGAGTACCTGATGCGGGCCCACTTCGGCCTGCCCAGCGTGGAGGCAGAGGACAAGGAGGGCAAGCCCCCAATCAGCGTCAAGTTTGAGATCCCCTACTTCACTACCTCTGGCATCCAG GTGCGCTACCTGAAGATCATCGAGAAGAGTGGCTACCAGGCCCTCCCATGGGTCCGGTACATCACTCAGAACGGAG ATTACCAGCTCCGGACCCAGTGA